The following proteins are co-located in the Macadamia integrifolia cultivar HAES 741 chromosome 3, SCU_Mint_v3, whole genome shotgun sequence genome:
- the LOC122073349 gene encoding pentatricopeptide repeat-containing protein At3g61360, producing MRMNLVRWPKRPEVHISKNFISALTFSSNSSNPTPQPSEFRTETDRITKLINDHPFPDLPLQPFFIQHIQPSLLSTVLVENVLGRLFSGHSNGLKAFEFFKFSLNHSHCFSPSSDSFEKALHILTRMRNFDMAWELMEEVRQKHPSLFSLKSMSIFLSKLAKFGSFEDTLEAFNRMEEKIYFGRRFGVEEFNILLRAFCTQRQMKEARAVFRKMYPRFSPNTQTMNILLLGFKESGNITAMELFYHEMVRRGFKPNVVTYNVRIDAYCKKGLFGDGLRLVEEMERVNCLPTIETITTLIHGAGIVRNLSRARQLFEEIPLRNLRPDIGAYNALMATFIRAREVGSAIGLMDEMEELGIGLDNVTYHTIFLGLKRSDGLEGVCKMYRRMAERNFVPKMPTVVMLMKFFCENRRLDLGLALWDYLVERGCCPHGHALDLLVTGLCSHGRGEEAYECSKQVLERGRHLSEGGFHMLERFMVQAEQMDKLKKLDLMVKKLQKVLPLSRGHALGLLDPTIVN from the coding sequence ATGAGGATGAACCTGGTAAGGTGGCCGAAGAGACCTGAGGTCCATATCTCGAAAAACTTCATATCAGCCCTCACATTTTCTTCGAATTCCAGCAACCCAACTCCTCAACCCTCTGAATTCCGAACTGAAACAGACAGAATCACAAAGCTCATCAATGATCATCCATTCCCTGATCTCCCACTTCAACCCTTCTTCATCCAACACATCCAACCATCTCTCCTCTCAACTGTTCTTGTCGAGAACGTCCTTGGCCGCCTCTTCTCTGGCCACTCCAATGGCCTTAAAGCCTTCGAATTCTTTAAGTTTTCTCTCAATCACTCCCATTGCTTCTCTCCTAGCTCGGACTCATTCGAGAAGGCCCTCCACATCTTGACTCGAATGCGGAATTTCGATATGGCTTGGGAATTGATGGAAGAGGTCCGTCAGAAACATCCTTCCCTGTTTAGCCTGAAGTCTATGAGCATTTTCCTGTCGAAATTGGCTAAGTTTGGATCTTTCGAAGATACGTTAGAAGCCTTTAATAGAATGGAGGAGAAGATATATTTTGGAAGGAGATTTGGGGTTGAAGAGTTCAATATCCTACTTCGGGCCTTCTGCACACAACGGCAGATGAAGGAAGCTCGAGCTGTTTTCCGGAAGATGTACCCAAGGTTTTCTCCCAACACCCAGACCATGAATATCTTGCTTTTGGGTTTCAAGGAATCGGGCAATATTACAGCAATGGAGCTGTTCTACCATGAGATGGTCCGAAGAGGGTTTAAACCTAATGTTGTAACTTACAATGTTAGAATTGATGCTTACTGTAAAAAGGGCCTTTTTGGTGATGGCTTAAGATTGGTTGAAGAGATGGAAAGGGTAAATTGCCTGCCCACAATTGAAACAATTACTACTTTGATCCATGGTGCAGGAATCGTTCGAAACCTCTCTCGAGCTCGGCAATTGTTCGAAGAAATTCCTCTGAGAAATTTGAGGCCTGATATTGGCGCCTATAATGCTTTAATGGCTACTTTTATTAGAGCTAGAGAAGTGGGGTCTGCCATTGggttgatggatgaaatggaggaGCTAGGTATTGGGCTTGATAATGTGACTTACCACACAATATTCTTAGGATTGAAGAGATCAGATGGCCTTGAGGGTGTTTGTAAGATGTATCGGAGGATGGCCGAGAGAAATTTTGTGCCCAAGATGCCAACGGTTGTGATGTTGATGAAATTCTTTTGTGAGAATCGACGACTTGATTTGGGGTTGGCTCTATGGGATTATCTAGTGGAGAGAGGATGTTGCCCTCATGGACATGCATTGGATTTGCTGGTTACAGGGTTGTGTTCCCACGGAAGGGGTGAGGAAGCATATGAGTGCTCTAAGCAAGTGTTGGAGAGAGGAAGACATCTTAGTGAAGGAGGTTTTCATATGCTGGAGAGGTTTATGGTACAAGCAGAGCAGATGGACAAGTTGAAGAAGCTTGACCTTATGGTAAAGAAGTTGCAAAAAGTTTTGCCTCTGTCAAGAGGGCATGCTCTTGGACTTCTTGACCCAACTATTGTAAATTAA